From the genome of Thermodesulfobacteriota bacterium:
GCTACGACCGCAGCCTCGCCCTGGGGTCTCTCGCGGGCGCGGGAACCCTGGGATTCCTGATTCCGCCGAGCCTCATCCTGATCATCTACGGGGTCCTCTCCGACACCTCGGTGGGGCAGCTCTTCATCGCGGGGATCCTGCCGGGGCTCCTGCTCGCGGCGCTCTACTCCGCGTACATCGCGGTGCGGGCGCTTCTCGACCCCTCCGTCGTCCCCGCGGCGGACGAGACATACACCTGGGCCCAGCGGCTCGCCTCGGTCCGGGACCTGGCGCCGGTGTTCCTGCTCATCGCGGCCGTGCTGGGGGGGATCTACCTCGGCTACACGACCCCCACCGAGGCGGCCGCCGTGGGGGTGCTGGGGGCCCTGGCCCTGGGGGCGGCGTTCCGCAACCTCTCCCGCGCCGCCCTGGCCGATGCGCTGGTCTCCTCGGTGAAGACCACGGTGATGATCACCTTCATCATCGCCGGCGCGGCCTTCCTCTCCCAGGTGGTGGGGTTCCTGGGGATCACCACCGCCATCAGCCGCTACATCGGGGGCCTGGACCTCTCGCCCTACTTCCTGATCTTCGTCCTGGGCCTCATGTACGTGGTGCTGGGGATGCTGCTCGACGGCATCTCCATGGTGGTCATGACGCTGCCCATCGTCCTCCCCATCGTGACCGGCGCGGGTTTCTCCCCCCTGTGGTTCGGCATCTTCCTCGTCTTCATGGTGGAGCTGGCCCAGATCACCCCCCCGGTGGGCTTCAGCATCTTCGTGATCCAGTCCATGGCGAAGGAAGACGTGCCCTTCATCCTGCGGGCCACCTTCCCCTTCTTCGTCATCACCATCCTCCTGGTGGTCTTCGTGACCCTCTTTCCGGGATTCGTCCACTACCTGCCGGCGAAGATGGTGGGGTAGGGGGCCTACCGAGGCGACGACCATGGGCGCCCCTGCGAGCCCCCAAGGCCGTGGGGACGCTTCTCTAAGCGCAGACGGCTGGGCGCGGTACTCGGGGGGTTCCGGAAAGAACTCGGCCCCCAAGCGGGCAGGCCGGGGGGCAGCGTTGCCGCACGAGGGGGCCGAAGCGGTGGGGCGCAGGGCCGCCCCGAAAACAGACACCTAAACGGACACTTTGCCTCCAGGGAAAGAAAAAGGGGTTACGAGAGACGCCTCGTAACCCCTTGATTTCTTTGGTGAGCCGTGGAGGAATCGAACCTCCAACCTACTGATTAAGAGTGAGCCCGAGACACCCTTTCAGGCCGTCTCAAGCCTCCCCGCCTCTTCACCCAGACACGCCAGTTTTTCCTTGCCGTTCAGGCATTTCTCGGCTAGGCTCCCTCTCACACCGTCTCACCCCGAGACACCCCAAGCCGGGTCAAGGTGGGCCCCCCAGTGGGCCCCCCGAGAATGGTCCCCGGGGGTCTGGGGGGCCCACCCCGAGAGGAGGCCGCCATGCTCACAGACGCCAAGGTCCGAACCGCGAAGCCCGAACCGGGGAAGCGTCTGGAGCTGGGGGACGGGGCCGGTAGCGGGCTCATCCTCCGGGTAACGGAGACGGGGGCGAAGTCTTGGGTCTACCGGTACCGCTTCGGAGACGGACGCCAGAAGCTCACCATCGGACCCTACCCGGCCGTCTCCCTGGCCGAGGCCCGGGCGGAGGCGGACAAGGCCCGTGCCTTGGTGGCCAAGGGTATCGACCCCGCGGCAGAGAAGCAGCGGGAACGACTGGCCGCGCAGGCCGCCCGAGAGGCCGACCGGCTGGCGACGACCTTGGAGAAGCTCGCCGACGACTTCGTGGAGAAGTACGGCAAGGCGCGCAAGCGGTCCTGGCAGGAAGACAAGCGTTACCTCGACAACGACGTGGAGCCGGTCCTGGGCAAGCTCAAGGCGCGCGACGTGACGCGGGCCCACGTGCGGGAGCTCCTGCGGGCGAAGGTGGACGCGGGGGCCCCCATTGCCGCCAACCGCCTTCTCGCCGTCCTGCGCAAGATGTTCGGGTGGGCCGTGGAGGAGGGCATCCTGGACGAGAATCCCTGTGCGGGCATCAAGGCCCCAGCAAAGAAGGTGAGCAAGGATCGGGTTCTCACCCCGGACGAGCTGCGCCGCGTCTGGAGGCTCCTGGAACCCCCCACGCCCCGGCGGAAGGACGACCCGGCCCCCAAGGGCCCCGCGGTGGCAATGTCCCCCGAGGTGCGCCGGGCGCTTCGTGCGATCCTCGTTACGGGGCAGCGGCCCGGGGAGGTGGCGGGCATGACCTGGGAGGAGATCGAGGGCACGTGGTGGACGATTCCCGGCGAGCGCGCGAAGAACGGCCTCTCCCACCGGGTG
Proteins encoded in this window:
- a CDS encoding TRAP transporter large permease subunit, coding for MISDPLVLSVLVIGIMFLFLASGLWIGFSLMAAAIAGMLLFDLHLPPNISIWTRIGNLLANSLWNSVNSWSMTALPLFIFMGEILYRTAISDKLFNGLVPWLSRVPGKLLHINVFACSLFAAVSGSSAATTATVGKITLNELSKRGYDRSLALGSLAGAGTLGFLIPPSLILIIYGVLSDTSVGQLFIAGILPGLLLAALYSAYIAVRALLDPSVVPAADETYTWAQRLASVRDLAPVFLLIAAVLGGIYLGYTTPTEAAAVGVLGALALGAAFRNLSRAALADALVSSVKTTVMITFIIAGAAFLSQVVGFLGITTAISRYIGGLDLSPYFLIFVLGLMYVVLGMLLDGISMVVMTLPIVLPIVTGAGFSPLWFGIFLVFMVELAQITPPVGFSIFVIQSMAKEDVPFILRATFPFFVITILLVVFVTLFPGFVHYLPAKMVG
- a CDS encoding integrase arm-type DNA-binding domain-containing protein, which encodes MLTDAKVRTAKPEPGKRLELGDGAGSGLILRVTETGAKSWVYRYRFGDGRQKLTIGPYPAVSLAEARAEADKARALVAKGIDPAAEKQRERLAAQAAREADRLATTLEKLADDFVEKYGKARKRSWQEDKRYLDNDVEPVLGKLKARDVTRAHVRELLRAKVDAGAPIAANRLLAVLRKMFGWAVEEGILDENPCAGIKAPAKKVSKDRVLTPDELRRVWRLLEPPTPRRKDDPAPKGPAVAMSPEVRRALRAILVTGQRPGEVAGMTWEEIEGTWWTIPGERAKNGLSHRVHLSKLALEVLGPRGTGYVFPSPRPKEGRPGHVQINAIAQAVRLNQAAFGIPAWTPHDMRRSAASHMAGIGVSPFTVERVLNHTLQGVQAVYNRHSYDAEKREALNRWGAHLGRILAGKGEAKVIQLRAGGQG